Proteins encoded within one genomic window of Trichoderma asperellum chromosome 2, complete sequence:
- a CDS encoding uncharacterized protein (EggNog:ENOG41~TransMembrane:7 (o6-25i37-60o95-112i124-146o171-194i206-226o238-261i)) yields the protein MDPTLLIHWLFSWLALLIMALRLWGRKYVRQSFNRGDYLTMAACACALIRLGMIHVVLIWGTNNMTAAQRANHHFTPTEIYQREIGSKLTITNRVFYNSYLWLQKLVLLDLYQRLIQDLPYEKWLIRAYLAVFFLTYTTVQVLTFAECKPFYLYWQVLPAPGPCAEAQVQLIALGVLNIVTDFMLIILPLPVIFKLKAPTSRKAQLIILFTLGIFIILITIIRLPINSHNSTSQVNRTTWASTELLTAAFVVNAPTLYSFWNKRQRDKSGPQVKGDSENGKASGQIALETIGGSTFSGDGSKKRKSSAGVLVTKDVTVTEYRRSGDYIKLADERDHMSQKSNQQGDF from the exons ATGGATCCCACGCTTCTTATCCACTGGCTCTTCTCCTGGCTGGCCCTCCTCATCATGGCCCTCAGACTTTGGGGGAGGAAATATGTGCGACAGTCCTTCAACAGGGGCGACTATCTCACAATGGCAGCTTGCGCCTGTGCCCTCATAAGGCTCGGCATGATTCACGTTGTGTTAATTTGGGGCACTAACAACATGACGGCTGCCCAGCGCGCAAATCATCACTTTACTCCTACTGAGATCTATCAGCGGGAGATCGGCAGCAAATTGACCATCACGAACCGAGTCTTCTACAACTCTTA TCTTTGGTTGCAGAAGCTCGTACTTCTAGATCTCTATCAACGACTCATTCAGGATCTACCTTACGAGAAATGGCTAATTCGGGCGTATCTTGCTGTATTCTTTCTTACATATACAACCGTCCAGGTTTTGACCTTTGCTGAGTGCAAGCCCTTTTACCTCTACTGGCAGGTTCTCCCTGCTCCAG GTCCTTGTGCAGAGGCTCAGGTCCAACTGATTGCGCTCGGTGTCCTCAACATTGTAACCGACTTCATGTTGATTATTCTACCGCTTCCAGTCATTTTCAAGCTTAAAGCGCCGACGAGTCGAAAAGCCCAGCTGATTATACTCTTCACGCTCGGGAtattcatcatcctcatcaccatcatccgACTGCCCATTAATTCCCATAACTCAACTAGCCAGGTCAACCGTACAACTTGGGCGAGCACCGAACTCTTGACGGCTGCTTTTGTGGTCAATGCCCCGACGCTCTACTCATTCTGGAATAAGAGACAGCGAGATAAATCAGGACCTCAAGTAAAAGGAGATAGTGAAAACGGCAAGGCGAGTGGCCAGATCGCCTTGGAAACGATAGGCGGCAGTACCTTTTCCGGTGACGGGAGTAAAAAGCGCAAGTCGAGTGCAGGCGTATTGGTGACGAAAGACGTCACTGTAACCGAATACAGGAGGAGCGGTGACTACATCAAACTGGCTGACGAGCGAGATCATATGTCACAAAAGTCAAACCAGCAAGGGGATTTCTAA
- a CDS encoding uncharacterized protein (EggNog:ENOG41~SECRETED:SignalP(1-19)) has product MRLITTATLLAAISGSAYADAGSVSAAPSEVAAIRSYFYAGGGYADDGAGGHIFREQMYVERLQPAKGVTRPNPIVFIHGQAQTGTNFLNKPDGGRGWASHFLDQGYEIYLVDQTLRARSPWQPAYMAVEPSTYSAEIIEQRFTAPQNYNLWPQAALHTQWPGNGSMGDAIFDTFYSSNVQFISNAAYQQLTVQKAGAALLDKIGKPVILVGHSQGGLMPIVIADARPKFTKALILLEPTGPPFQEAIFSATPARAWGLADIPLTYTPPVNVSAVDLVQKIYPAPDKNHTQCILQAPSPAPRKLTNLASKPILLVTSEASYHVPYDYCTVKYLKQAGCSQTTHLELPKAGIHGNGHMFFMEKNSDQIQQKIQSWIAHLH; this is encoded by the exons ATGCGGCTCATCACCACTGCTACCCTCTTGGCAGCTATTTCGGGCTCTGCTTATGCAGATGCCGGCAGCGTGTCAGCCGCGCCTTCAGAGGTCGCCGCGATTCGCTCCTATTTCTATGCTGGTGGCGGCTATGCAGATGATGGCGCTGGAGGGCACATCTTTCGCGAGCAGATGTATGTCGagaggctgcagccagcCAAAGGGGTGACTCGGCCTAACCCAATCGTCTTTATCCATGGCCAGGCCCAGACTGGAACT AATTTCTTGAACAAGCCTGATGGTGGCCGTGGCTGGGCGTCTCATTTCTTGGACCAAGGTTATGAGATCTACCTCGTGGATCAGACACTTCGAGCACGCTCTCCATGGCAGCCTGCTTATATGGCGGTTGAGCCGTCGACTTATTCGGCCGAGATCATCGAGCAACGCTTCACCGCCCCTCAGAATTACAATCTATGGCCACAGGCTGCCCTTCATACGCAGTGGCCGGGCAATGGCTCTATGGGCGATGCCATCTTCGATACCTTTTATAGCTCCAATGTCCAGTTTATCAGCAACGCCGCGTATCAGCAACTTACTGTTCAAAAAGCTGGTGCGGCGTTACTGGACAAGATTGGAAAGCCCGTGATTCTTGTTGGGCATAGTCAGGGCGGCTTAATGCCCATTGTCATTGCCGATGCTCGTCCCAAGTTCACCAAGGCGCTCATCCTCTTGGAACCTACTGGACCTCCTTTCCAGGAAGCCATCTTCAGCGCCACTCCTGCTCGTGCTTGGGGACTGGCTGACATTCCGCTCACTTATACACCCCCTGTCAACGTTTCCGCTGTGGATCTTGTACAAAAGATATATCCTGCGCCTGACAAGAACCATACCCAATGCATCCTCCAGGCTCCTAGTCCCGCGCCACGAAAGCTCACGAATCTAGCAAGCAAGCCCATCCTTTTGGTTACTTCTGAGGCGTCGTATCATGTGCCCTATGATTACTGCACGGTCAAGTACCTCAAACAAGCGGGCTGCAGTCAAACAACCCACCTTGAATTGCCAAAGGCAGGCATCCACGGGAATGGTCACATGTTCTTCATGGAGAAGAACAGCGACCAGATTCAACAGAAAATCCAGAGTTGGATTGCTCATTTGCATTAA
- a CDS encoding uncharacterized protein (EggNog:ENOG41), with the protein MLDEESLNYPLFRDCLSTTILQPATPAPEPKRRRRAKAGPTSPAPVADPERDAQELADFIDYLADGIFQNLPQDLQELDYRSWRESEALQTQYSLPLTEDSLSELVLPTSICETLVTYNLISPDLSQISNLPCTPEAFLLPILTSYLTPLIEPPPATASTRTDACEICERSWIPLSYHHLIPRFVHDKAVKRGWHRKEDLQNVAWLCGACHRFVHRFKNHEDLARYYYTVELLLEEEEVRKFAEWVGKLRWKGGKTRSRKH; encoded by the coding sequence ATGCTTGACGAGGAAAGCCTCAACTACCCACTCTTTCGAGACTGTCTCTCCACCACGATACTCCAGCCCGCAACGCCCGCGCCGGAGCCGAAGCGTAGGAGGCGAGCCAAGGCGGGGCCGACGTCACCGGCGCCGGTCGCGGATCCGGAGCGGGACGCCCAGGAACTCGCCGACTTCATCGACTACCTGGCCGACGGCATCTTTCAGAACCTTCCGCAGGATTTACAGGAACTGGACTACCGCTCATGGAGAGAGTCCGAAGCGCTACAGACGCAGTATTCCCTGCCCCTAACGGAGGATAGCCTGTCAGAGCTCGTCTTGCCGACTTCCATCTGCGAGACGCTCGTCACGTATAATCTTATTTCCCCAGACCTGTCTCAGATTTCAAATCTCCCATGTACCCCTGAGGCATTCCTGCTCCCCATTCTCACATCATATCTCACTCCCCTCATCGAGCCACCGCCGGCTACGGCATCGACTCGCACAGACGCCTGCGAGATTTGTGAGCGTTCTTGGATCCCCTTATCATATCATCACCTCATTCCTCGCTTTGTGCACGATAAAGCCGTCAAGCGCGGATGGCACCGCAAAGAGGATTTGCAAAACGTGGCGTGGCTGTGTGGCGCATGTCACAGATTCGTACACCGCTTTAAGAATCATGAAGATTTGGCGAGATATTATTACACGGTTGAGCTTTTAttagaggaagaggaggttAGAAAGTTTGCGGAGTGGGTTGGGAAGTTACGCTGGAAGGGTGGTAAGACGAGGAGTAGAAAGCATTAG
- a CDS encoding uncharacterized protein (TransMembrane:2 (i72-90o110-130i)): protein MFLVRRLKGQPLYVYSHTCGINSFFSCSLPAPNGTLASPVNCADHTDHRPVDDANATDEIPARQLLLLRRSILHESILIVNCSTVLIRRGPLPVDDLLVRELNLTLTPSILILVVLFNNLPFSLVTSTAGP from the coding sequence ATGTTCCTCGTAAGGCGTCTCAAGGGCCAGCCCCTATACGTTTACAGTCATACCTGTGGAATCAATTCTTTCTTCAGTTGCTCGCTTCCAGCTCCGAATGGCACCCTTGCCAGCCCTGTAAACTGCGCGGACCACACGGACCACAGGCCGGTTGATGATGCCAACGCCACGGATGAGATCCCAGCaaggcagctgctgctcttgagACGGAGCATTTTGCATGAGTCCATCTTGATCGTCAACTGCTCCACCGTCTTAATCCGCCGTGGCCCGCTGCCCGTTGATGATCTTCTAGTGAGAGAACTCAATCTCACTCTGACTCCATCTATTCTGATCTTGGTTGTTCTTTTCAATAACCTCCCCTTCTCGCTCGTCACATCCACTGCTGGTCCATGA